One Salarias fasciatus chromosome 9, fSalaFa1.1, whole genome shotgun sequence DNA segment encodes these proteins:
- the LOC115394598 gene encoding copine-3-like isoform X1, protein MAAQCVTKVELTVSCQHLLDKDIGSKSDPLCVLLMSSANNQWYEVARTEQVQNCLNPNFAKKFVVDYYFEIVQKLKFGIYDIDNKTIDLSDDDFLGELECTLGQVVSSKKLTRPLVLKNKSPAGKGTITINAEEIKDNRVVNFEVEARKLDNKDFFGKSDPYLEFYKQTQTGWQLAHRTEVVKNNLNPTWKPFRIPLQSLCGGDLDKSIKVECYDYDNDGSHDLIGCFETTMKRLQDASRTSPAEFECINSKKKQKKKGYKNSGVVSVKLCQVVKEYTFLDYIMGGCQINFTVAIDFTGSNGDPRSPQSLHYISPQGVNEYLSAIWSVGNVIQDYDSDKMFPAFGFGAQIPPSWQVSHEFPLNFNPASPFCAGVEGIVEAYRVCLPQVKLYGPTNFSPIINHVACFAKQALQQTTASQYFVLLIITDGVITDMDETRSAIVNASRLPMSIIIVGVGGADFSAMEFLDGDDGCLRSLTGEAAMRDIVQFVPFRQFQNTPPEALAKSVLAEVPGQVVAFFNTMKLSPPKSSPAPNPAGTI, encoded by the exons ATGGCTGCTCAGTGTGTAACCAAGGTGGAGCTGACGGTTTCCTGTCAGCACCTCCTGGACAAAGACATCGGCTCCAAGTCAGATCCCCTGTGTGTCCTGCTGATGAGCAGCGCTAATAACCAGTGGTATGAG GTGGCTCGCACCGAGCAGGTCCAGAATTGCCTCAACCCAAATTTCGCCAAAAAGTTTGTGGTCGATTACTACTTTGAGATTGTGCAGAAGCTGAAGTTTGGGATTTATGACATCGACAACAAGACGATCGATCTGAGTGACGATGACTTCCTGGGAGAGCTAGAGTGCACCCTGGGCCAG GTTGTATCAAGTAAAAAACTGACCAGACCTCTTGTCCTGAAGAACAAGTCGCCTGCAGGAAAAGGCACCATCACT ATCAATGCAGAGGAAATAAAAGACAACAGAGTGGTGAACTTTGAGGTGGAAGCAAGGAAACTAGACAACAAG gATTTCTTTGGAAAGTCTGACCCTTACCTGGAATTCTACAAGCAGACCCAGACTGGCTGGCAGCTCGCTCACAGGACAGAG gtgGTGAAGAATAACCTCAACCCGACATGGAAGCCGTTTCGAATCCCGCTGCAGTCGCTCTGTGGAGGAGACTTGGACAAATCCATAAAG GTGGAGTGCTACGACTACGATAACGATGGCTCCCACGACCTGATCGGATGCTTCGAGACCACGATGAAACGCCTGCAGGACGCGTCGCGGACATCTCCG GCAGAGTTCGAATGCATCAACAgtaagaagaagcagaagaagaaaggctACAAGAACTCGGGTGTCGTGAGCGTCAAGCTGTGCCAG GTGGTGAAGGAGTACACCTTCCTGGATTACATCATGGGAGGCTGTCAGATCAACTTCACC GTGGCCATCGACTTCACAGGCTCCAACGGAGATCCCAGGTCCCCCCAGTCTCTGCACTACATCAGTCCTCAGGGTGTGAACGAGTACCTCTCTGCCATCTGGTCCGTGGGAAACGTCATCCAGGACTACGACAG TGACAAAATGTTTCCTGCTTTTGGCTTCGGCGCTCAGATCCCTCCCTCATGGCAG GTTTCCCACGAGTTTCCTCTCAACTTCAACCCGGCAAGTCCGTTCTGTGCAG GCGTTGAAGGGATCGTGGAGGCCTACAGGGTCTGTCTGCCGCAGGTCAAACTCTATGGCCCCACCAACTTCTCCCCCATCATCAACCACGTGGCCTGCTTCGCCAAGCAGGCGCTGCAGCAGACCACGGCGTCG CAATACTTCGTCCTGCTGATCATCACCGACGGGGTGATCACCGACATGGACGAGACGCGCAGCGCCATCGTCAACGCCTCCCGCCTGCCCATGTCCATCATCATCGtcggggtgggcggggccgactTCAGCGCCATGGAGTTCCTGGACGGCGACGACGGCTGCCTGCGCTCCCTGACCGGCGAGGCCGCCATGCGGGACATCGTGCAGTTCGTGCCCTTCAGGCAGTTCCAGAAC actcctcctgaagctctggCCAAGAGCGTGCTGGCTGAGGTGCCGGGCCAGGTGGTGGCGTTTTTCAACACCATGAAGCTGAGCCCACCCAAGTCCAGTCCTGCACCCAACCCGGCAGGGACCATCTGA
- the LOC115394598 gene encoding copine-3-like isoform X2 — protein MAAQCVTKVELTVSCQHLLDKDIGSKSDPLCVLLMSSANNQWYEVARTEQVQNCLNPNFAKKFVVDYYFEIVQKLKFGIYDIDNKTIDLSDDDFLGELECTLGQVVSSKKLTRPLVLKNKSPAGKGTITINAEEIKDNRVVNFEVEARKLDNKDFFGKSDPYLEFYKQTQTGWQLAHRTEVVKNNLNPTWKPFRIPLQSLCGGDLDKSIKVECYDYDNDGSHDLIGCFETTMKRLQDASRTSPAEFECINSKKKQKKKGYKNSGVVSVKLCQVVKEYTFLDYIMGGCQINFTVAIDFTGSNGDPRSPQSLHYISPQGVNEYLSAIWSVGNVIQDYDSDKMFPAFGFGAQIPPSWQVSHEFPLNFNPASPFCAGVEGIVEAYRVCLPQVKLYGPTNFSPIINHVACFAKQALQQTTASQYFVLLIITDGVITDMDETRSAIVNASRLPMSIIIVGVGGADFSAMEFLDGDDGCLRSLTGEAAMRDIVQFVPFRQFQNAPSQALAQSVLAELPQQVASFFSLFKLKPPREPSPS, from the exons ATGGCTGCTCAGTGTGTAACCAAGGTGGAGCTGACGGTTTCCTGTCAGCACCTCCTGGACAAAGACATCGGCTCCAAGTCAGATCCCCTGTGTGTCCTGCTGATGAGCAGCGCTAATAACCAGTGGTATGAG GTGGCTCGCACCGAGCAGGTCCAGAATTGCCTCAACCCAAATTTCGCCAAAAAGTTTGTGGTCGATTACTACTTTGAGATTGTGCAGAAGCTGAAGTTTGGGATTTATGACATCGACAACAAGACGATCGATCTGAGTGACGATGACTTCCTGGGAGAGCTAGAGTGCACCCTGGGCCAG GTTGTATCAAGTAAAAAACTGACCAGACCTCTTGTCCTGAAGAACAAGTCGCCTGCAGGAAAAGGCACCATCACT ATCAATGCAGAGGAAATAAAAGACAACAGAGTGGTGAACTTTGAGGTGGAAGCAAGGAAACTAGACAACAAG gATTTCTTTGGAAAGTCTGACCCTTACCTGGAATTCTACAAGCAGACCCAGACTGGCTGGCAGCTCGCTCACAGGACAGAG gtgGTGAAGAATAACCTCAACCCGACATGGAAGCCGTTTCGAATCCCGCTGCAGTCGCTCTGTGGAGGAGACTTGGACAAATCCATAAAG GTGGAGTGCTACGACTACGATAACGATGGCTCCCACGACCTGATCGGATGCTTCGAGACCACGATGAAACGCCTGCAGGACGCGTCGCGGACATCTCCG GCAGAGTTCGAATGCATCAACAgtaagaagaagcagaagaagaaaggctACAAGAACTCGGGTGTCGTGAGCGTCAAGCTGTGCCAG GTGGTGAAGGAGTACACCTTCCTGGATTACATCATGGGAGGCTGTCAGATCAACTTCACC GTGGCCATCGACTTCACAGGCTCCAACGGAGATCCCAGGTCCCCCCAGTCTCTGCACTACATCAGTCCTCAGGGTGTGAACGAGTACCTCTCTGCCATCTGGTCCGTGGGAAACGTCATCCAGGACTACGACAG TGACAAAATGTTTCCTGCTTTTGGCTTCGGCGCTCAGATCCCTCCCTCATGGCAG GTTTCCCACGAGTTTCCTCTCAACTTCAACCCGGCAAGTCCGTTCTGTGCAG GCGTTGAAGGGATCGTGGAGGCCTACAGGGTCTGTCTGCCGCAGGTCAAACTCTATGGCCCCACCAACTTCTCCCCCATCATCAACCACGTGGCCTGCTTCGCCAAGCAGGCGCTGCAGCAGACCACGGCGTCG CAATACTTCGTCCTGCTGATCATCACCGACGGGGTGATCACCGACATGGACGAGACGCGCAGCGCCATCGTCAACGCCTCCCGCCTGCCCATGTCCATCATCATCGtcggggtgggcggggccgactTCAGCGCCATGGAGTTCCTGGACGGCGACGACGGCTGCCTGCGCTCCCTGACCGGCGAGGCCGCCATGCGGGACATCGTGCAGTTCGTGCCCTTCAGGCAGTTCCAGAAC GCGCCCTCCCAGGCTCTGGCCCAAAGCGTATTGGCCGAGTTACCTCAGCAAGTGGCCTCCTTCTTCAGTTTATTCAAACTGAAGCCTCCCCGCGAGCCCAGTCCTTCATAG